TGCGACAGGCGAGGATGGAGCGGAAGCTCCGCCATCCGTTTGCCTTGCGCGGTGATGCGTCCGTCGGCGTCCAAGGCGTCGAGCTTGGTCAGCAATTCTTTGGCCTGAGAGAGGGCTCCAGGAGGCGGAGGGGTCAACCACGAGAGTTCCGATGGATCATCGGCGCTCCACAGCGCCAGATCGAGCAGGAGCGGGGCCAGATCGGCCTCCAGGATTTCAGGCGGGCGGCGTGGCGAGAGTCGTTGGTGCTCCTGTTCCGTCCAGAGTCTGTAACAGATGCCGGGCTCCGTCCGCCCGGCTCGTCCACGACGCTGGTCGGCGGAATCGTGCGTGACGCGTATCGTCTCAAGCTTGGTGAGACCGGTGCGGGGGTCGAAACGGGGAACGCGCATCCATCCGGCGTCGATCACCACGCGGATGCCTTCGATGGTGAGGCTCGTTTCGGCGATGGACGTGGCCAGCACGACTTTTCTCTTGCCGGGCGGAGCCGGTCGGATCGCGGTGTCCTGCGCCGATTGAGGCAAATCCCCGTGGAGCGGCACAATGACAATATCGGAGCCGAGGTTCGAGTCGAGAAGACTGCGTTCCACTCGACGGATGTCCGCCATGCCCGGCAGGAAGACGAGCAGGCTGCCGTGCTCGCAAGCCAGCGAGCGTCGAACGGTCTGGGCCACGACCGTGTCAAGGGGGCCGGTCGCCGGACCGTCGAGGTAACGGGTATCGACCGGGTGGAGTTTCCCTTCGGATCGAATCGTGGGAGCATCGCCGAGCAGCTCGCGGAGAGGACCCGTCTCGATCGTGGCCGACATCACCACGATACGCAGATCGGGACGGAACAGGCGTTGTGTCTCGAGCGTCAGCGCCAGCCCCGCGTCGGCTTGAAGGCTGCGCTCGTGAAATTCATCGAACAAGACGGCGGCGTAGCCGCGCAAGTCGGGACTCGATTGAAGGAGACGGGTCAGCACTCCTTCCGTCACCACTTCAATGCGTGTTCTGGGACCGATCTGGGTGTCGAACCTCATGCGATAGCCGACGGTGTCTCCCACCCGCTCTTCCAACAGCGACGCCATGCGCTGCGCGACGGCCCGCGTGGCGAGGCGGCGTGGTTCGAGCATCAGGAGTTTTCGACCGGCCGTCCAGGATTCATCGAGCAACGCCAACGGGACGCGGGTCGATTTGCCGGCGCCCGGCGGCGCCACTACAAGGGCGGTCGGTCCTCGGCCCAACGCCTCCCGCAAAGGAGGAAGGACCTCTTCTATCGGGAGGAAAACCATGGTAGGGTCTGCCTTCACCGGCTGACTGTAACAAAAGACGGCGGCGAGAGAAAGGAACGGGAGGAACGATGTTGAGATGGACGACCGCGAAACCGACGGTCCCGGGCTGGTATTGGTATCGGGGGGACGCGCACGAAGCCGATGCCTTCATCGTGGAGGTTGACGCGGTGGGGCAATTTCAGTGGCCGGACGGCGGCTATCAAGAAGTATCGCTGGCAAAGGGGGAGTGGGCCGGACCGATCGAGGAGCCGGTCGAATAACGAGGAGAGCTCGTCGCCCTCACCGGTTCACAAGGGTGTCAAGCGGATCGGAGCTCCACGGAAAATCGATCGGACGTTGTCTTTCTCTTTTGATTCGACGAGGTGACGAACGTGAGGCGAACGGCATTGTCTCCGGCCGGCATCATGAATCTCGGC
This sequence is a window from Candidatus Nitrospira inopinata. Protein-coding genes within it:
- the hrpB gene encoding ATP-dependent helicase HrpB, translating into MVFLPIEEVLPPLREALGRGPTALVVAPPGAGKSTRVPLALLDESWTAGRKLLMLEPRRLATRAVAQRMASLLEERVGDTVGYRMRFDTQIGPRTRIEVVTEGVLTRLLQSSPDLRGYAAVLFDEFHERSLQADAGLALTLETQRLFRPDLRIVVMSATIETGPLRELLGDAPTIRSEGKLHPVDTRYLDGPATGPLDTVVAQTVRRSLACEHGSLLVFLPGMADIRRVERSLLDSNLGSDIVIVPLHGDLPQSAQDTAIRPAPPGKRKVVLATSIAETSLTIEGIRVVIDAGWMRVPRFDPRTGLTKLETIRVTHDSADQRRGRAGRTEPGICYRLWTEQEHQRLSPRRPPEILEADLAPLLLDLALWSADDPSELSWLTPPPPGALSQAKELLTKLDALDADGRITAQGKRMAELPLHPRLSHMLIQSNRFGCVDLACELAALLSERDGVYGPTVRGQADLRLRLDVLHEEGSHTASASIDRSIIRQIRRTADVLRRQLGEGSGQTDAGARPTDEHMVGRLLALAYPDRLAQRQSGPIAHYLLPNGRGARFIQPDPLTTEPYLVIASLSDGSPWAFIELAAPIDQADIESLLHDQIVETQTVIWSDKAQAVTATRQRKFGTLVLTEQQLPDPDPFLVASALIERVRQVGLSSLAWTPELKQWRARVQWLRRTEGHDSSWPDLSDEALLRTIGQWLGPFITGLTTLERVQRLDLARPLRTLLSHERQRDLDRLAPTHVTVPSGSKIRIDYETSDPPILAVQVQELFGCKDTPRIAGGKTPLMIHLLSPAKRPVHITQDLAGFWARGYQDVRKELRGRYPKHHWPDDPLTATPTAKPKRQSRL